From a single Gadus morhua chromosome 3, gadMor3.0, whole genome shotgun sequence genomic region:
- the LOC115540583 gene encoding lysozyme g yields the protein MGYGDIMTVITEGASDHTAKAYGKELRAGVPASQKMAKDDLGNMETYKTIIENVAKRHDVDPALIAGIISRESEAGHSIKNTDPPGWGDNYNAFGLMQVDKRWHKPRGAWDSETHLDQGTGILVDLIKHVQKERPNWSTNWQLKGAIAAYNKGYKVLDHPVHNMDQITTGGDYSSDVVARAQWYKENLFKAGILENIVSFFWP from the exons ATGG GGTACGGAGACATCATGACGGTAATAACAGAAGGAGCGTCCGACCACACCGCGAAAGCATATGGAAAGGAGCTGCGCGCCG GGGTACCGGCATCGCAGAAAATGGCTAAAGACGATTTGGGTAATATGGAAACATATAAGACCATCATTGAGAATGTGGCGAAACGTCATGATGTTGACCCAGCTCTCATCGCTGGCATCATCTCCAGAGAGTCCGAGGCCGGTCACTCCATCAAAAATACTGACCCCCCCGGTTGGGGGGACAATTATAATGCCTTTGGACTGATGCAG GTTGATAAGAGATGGCACAAACCAAGAGGAGCCTGGGACAGTGAGACGCACCTGGACCAGGGCACTGGGATCCTGGTTGATTTAATTAAACATGTCCAGAAGGAACGCCCCAACTGGAGCACAAACTGGCAGCTGAAGG GAGCAATCGCAGCCTACAACAAGGGATACAAGGTTCTCGACCATCCGGTCCACAATATGGACCAAATTACCACAGGCGGAGACTACTCCTCTGATGTCGTTGCCAGAGCCCAGTGGTACAAAGAAAATCTTTTTAAGGCTGGCATCCTTGAAAACATTGTGTCTTTTTTCTGGCCATAG